In Sulfuritortus calidifontis, the sequence CTGCCAAGGAGCCCAAGGTCGCCTCGTCCTGAGAGTAGCCGGGCTGCCTTCGATCCGTGTGCCCGCCGGCGCTTGAAATAGGCGCCGGCGGCACCAGATAGACAGTGTTGTCATATTGCGGCAAAACCGTTGAGGATCGTCCATGAGCCAATCTGCCCTTTACACCAGTCCGGTCACCCTGCCGCTCCTGCCCCTGCGCGATGTGGTGGTATTCCCCCACATGGTCATCCCGCTCTTCGTCGGCCGGCCGAAATCGATCAAGGCCCTGGAAGTGGCCATGGAGGCGGGCAAGCACATCCTGCTGGTCGCCCAGAAATCCGCGGCCAAGGACGAACCCAGCTTCGAGGACATGTACCAGATCGGTGCGGTCGCCAGCGTGCTGCAAATGCTGAAACTGCCCGATGGCACCGTGAAGGTGCTGGTCGAAGGCAACCAGCGGGTGCGCATCAGCGATTTCACCGATGAGAAGAGCCATTTCACCGGTACCGCCGAACCTCTGGCCGAAGGCGAGGAGGGTTGGGAGGACACCGAGATCGAGGCCATGCGCCGCGCGCTGCTGGCCCAGTTCGACAACTACGTCAAGCTGAACAAGAAGATCCCGCCCGAGATCATGGCCTCGCTGGCCGGCATCGACGACGGCGGCCGTCTGGCCGACACCATCGCCGCCCACCTGCCGCTCAAGCTCGAACAGAAGCAGGCCATCCTGGAGATGTTCGACCTCAAGAGCCGGCTCGATCACCTGATGGGCTTCATGGAGGCCGAGATCGACATCCTTCAGGTCGAGAAGCGCATCCGCGGCCGGGTCAAGCGCCAGATGGAAAAGAGCCAGCGCGAGTACTACCTGAACGAGCAGGTCAAGGCGATTCAGAAGGAACTGGGCGAGATCGAGGAGGGCGCCGAGCTCGACGAACTGGAGAAGAAGATCAAGGCCGCCCACATGTCGAAAGAGGCCACCAAGAAGGCCGAAGCGGAGCTGAAGAAGCTGCGCATGATGTCGCCGATGTCGGCCGAGGCCACCGTGGTGCGCACCTACATCGACACCCTGGTCAACCTGCCCTGGAAGAAGAAGACCAAGATCAGCAAGGATCTGGCCAAGGCCGAGGACGTGCTGGAGCACGAGCACTACGGCCTGGAGAAGGTCAAGGAACGCATCCTTGAATACCTGGCCGTGCAACAGCGGGTGGACAAGCTCAAGGGCCCGATCCTCTGCCTGGTCGGCCCCCCCGGCGTGGGCAAGACCTCGCTCGGCCAGTCCATCGCCCGCGCCACCAACCGCAAGTTCGTGCGCATGGCCCTGGGCGGCGTGCGCGATGAGGCCGAGATCCGCGGCCACCGCCGGACCTACATCGGCTCCATGCCGGGCAAGATCCTGCAGAGCCTGACCAAGACCGGCGTGCGCAATCCGCTGTTCCTGCTCGACGAAGTGGACAAGATGGGCCAGGACTTCCGCGGCGATCCCTCGTCGGCCCTGTTGGAGGTGCTCGACCCCGAGCAGAACCACACCTTCCAGGAC encodes:
- the lon gene encoding endopeptidase La, with amino-acid sequence MSQSALYTSPVTLPLLPLRDVVVFPHMVIPLFVGRPKSIKALEVAMEAGKHILLVAQKSAAKDEPSFEDMYQIGAVASVLQMLKLPDGTVKVLVEGNQRVRISDFTDEKSHFTGTAEPLAEGEEGWEDTEIEAMRRALLAQFDNYVKLNKKIPPEIMASLAGIDDGGRLADTIAAHLPLKLEQKQAILEMFDLKSRLDHLMGFMEAEIDILQVEKRIRGRVKRQMEKSQREYYLNEQVKAIQKELGEIEEGAELDELEKKIKAAHMSKEATKKAEAELKKLRMMSPMSAEATVVRTYIDTLVNLPWKKKTKISKDLAKAEDVLEHEHYGLEKVKERILEYLAVQQRVDKLKGPILCLVGPPGVGKTSLGQSIARATNRKFVRMALGGVRDEAEIRGHRRTYIGSMPGKILQSLTKTGVRNPLFLLDEVDKMGQDFRGDPSSALLEVLDPEQNHTFQDHYAEVDFDLSDVMFVATANSMNIPAPLLDRMEVIRLSGYTEDEKINIAERYLLPKQMKNNGLTDAELHIAESALRDVVRYYTRESGVRNLEREIAKICRKAATAHQLKKARGKINVTNKNLEKYLGVHKYTYGMAEKVNQVGQVTGLAWTEVGGELLTIESTLMSGKGGVIRTGQLGDVMKESVEAARTVVRSRAKMLGIKTEAFEKNDMHIHLPEGATPKDGPSAGIALCTAMVSAMTGIPVRCDVAMTGEITLRGEVLPIGGLKEKLLAAHRGGIKIVLIPEGNVKDLVEIPENIKNRLDIRPVKWIEQVLDSALERKPEPLTEEAEESAAPVAAQEETPAVIKH